From the Lytechinus pictus isolate F3 Inbred unplaced genomic scaffold, Lp3.0 scaffold_121, whole genome shotgun sequence genome, the window CGACGCCGTCGCCTTGGAGAACGGTGAGATGACGGAGTTTCGTGATAGCGACGAGGAGAGCAATAGCGGTAAGCGACGATGTCCGTCATGGCTAAACGCGGAGAacatcctcctcttcctcttgaTCTTCTCCGTTATCATGGGCTTCGTGCTCGGGTACGTGCTCGGGCTCTTCTTTGACTTCACCCAGGATCAGATCAACTACCTAACCTTTCCTGGAACACTCTTCATGAACATGCTGAAGATGATGATCGTTCCCCTCATCGTGTCCAGTCTCATCAACAGTCTGGCGTCGCTCGACTCGGCGATGTCGGGTAAGCTGGGGCTCAGGGCGGTGTGTTACTACATGTTGACTACCTTCATCGCAGTCATCCTCGGAATCGTTCTCGTGGTCTCCATTCAGCCTGGTAATCGAGGCGGAGCAGAGAAAGACCCCGATGGCGAAGAGGAAGAGGTTAATACAGCCTACGCCTTCATGGATCTTATCTTGtaagtcatgatttttttttctgaattctgACGAATCGAAAATGACCACTGAAAATAATAGGGACTGTCATTAATGATTATGAATAACGAAGTCAATGATTTAATGTGGTTTctaaattatcatattttgtgCTATTTTACTTTTGAGTTTCTGTATTCCCGACTTGTAATGAGGGTAGACGTgtgttttgtttattcattcaggatgattttgtagttttgtattgcaTGACGAAGATTAAGAAGATCTTGTTGATGGTGAACGCAGAAGTGTGTTGGCATTTATTTCATGATGATTTTGTCAATcgatttgtttttaaagtttGTGATTTCAATGAGACTGATGACGGAGaatatgatggtggtgattatgataaaaatgatggcGGTGacgattttcatgattattccACTTGTTAAGATAAATAATATAAG encodes:
- the LOC135158761 gene encoding excitatory amino acid transporter 2-like, which translates into the protein MNGDVIHDADDAVALENGEMTEFRDSDEESNSGKRRCPSWLNAENILLFLLIFSVIMGFVLGYVLGLFFDFTQDQINYLTFPGTLFMNMLKMMIVPLIVSSLINSLASLDSAMSGKLGLRAVCYYMLTTFIAVILGIVLVVSIQPGNRGGAEKDPDGEEEEVNTAYAFMDLI